In Mycolicibacter virginiensis, the DNA window CACCCTGTCGGCCGTATACACGCAGGCCATAGCTTCTGATCCGGTTCTCGCCGAAGGCATCCGCCGCAGCAACCGCGCCAACCTGCTGCACTGGGCGGCCGCCAATGTCAGCCACCCCGGCGAACCGGTACCGGCCAACGTCGCGACGGAGTCACTGCTCATCGTCCGCGACGGATTTCGCCGGGGCCTGGATGAATCGGCCGTCCTCGATGCCTACCGAGTGGGGACGAATGTGGCGTGGCGGTCGTGGATGCAGACCGCGTTCACGCTCACGAACGACCCCGACGAACTGCGCGAACTACTCGACGTCACGGCCCGGTCGTTGACCTCGTTCATCGATGCCACCATCGCCGGAATCGGCGAGCAGATGCAGCGGGAACGTGAAGCCCTCACCAGGGGCACCCACGCCGAGCGCCGGGAGACCGTCGCACTGATCCTCGACGGGGCGGCGATCACCAAGCAGCGCGCCGAGAGCCGGCTCGGCTACCGCCTCGACCAAAGCCATACCGCGGCAGTGATCTGGGGAGACGAGTCGACCACCAACCTGTCCGATCTCGATGCCGCCGCGGAGGCCTTGATACGTACCGACGACGGCCAGCGCGCCCTGTCAGTGCTCGCCAGCGCAGCGACCCGCTGGGTGTGGGTGCCCGGCCCGGCAGGCCCGGGCCTGGCCGCCGTCTCTACCGCGGTGAGCAACCTGCCGGGGGTGCAGATCGCTATCGGGACGACTGCCCACGGTCTCGACGGCTTTCGACGCAGCCACCTGGACGCCATCACGGCACAGCGCATGATGGTGCGACTGAAGTCCACCCAGCGGGTGGCCAGGTTCGCCGATATCGAGCTCGTCGCCTTGATCAGTGCCGAGCCGGAATGGGCGGACCGGTACATCACCCGAACGCTCGGCGACTTCGCGTCGGCCGACGCCGAACTGCAGCAGACCGTCCTGACCTTCGTCCATCAGCAGTGCAACGCCTCGCGCGCGGCCGCCCACCTGTTTATTCATCGAAATACGTTGCTGCGTCGGATTGCTCGGGCCGAGGAGCTGTTACCGAAGCCGTTGGAAGACAGCAGCCTGTATGTCGCGGTCGCGTTGGAGGCGCTGCACTGGCGCGGCGGCGGGGGTTAGCGCACAGGCGCCTTCGCGCCTCACCTGAGAGTGTCTTGGGTGGGACCTGAAATTTCTCCCGCATCGGCGATACGCTCAACCCTCACCATCACTGTCGAGGCGGTCCCGTTGATCACTGTGCGTCGCATCCACAAGGCACTTGCCGCCGCGATCCTGACCGTCTCAACCCTGACCGGCGCCGCCAGCGTGCCGACGGCCCACCCCGTCGCCGCCGCGCCGATCGCAGCGCCGCAGGTGATCCATCTCGAGACGATCACCCTCGTCAACGCCGAGACCAACGATGTCACCGCCCACGTATTCGGGGTGGCCGACTCCGATCTGTACAACCTGAACCAGACCGACCTCGTCGCCCAGCTCAGCGAGATCCGCGACCTCGGGGTCACCGATCTGCGCCTCGCCGTACCGTGGCTCTACATTCAGCCCACGGCCACCAGCTATGACTGGTCCCAGATGGACAACGTCATCAGCACGGCGCATTCGATGGGCTTCACGATCACCGGCGCCATCAGCGGGAATCCCGCCTGGGACGGTCCCCTCATCTCCGGCGCGCCCGACCCGACCGCTTATGCGAATTTCGCCGCGGAGGTGGCCCAACGGTACGGCAGCGAGATCTCGTCCTACGAGATCTGGAATGAACCCAATGGGGTGATCTTCTACTCCCCAGTCAGCGCGGAGACCTACACCACCGTGCTGCAGGCGGCCTACACCGCGATCAAAGCGGTCGCCCCCGACGCCATTGTGCTGGCGGGAGCGTTGGGCGCGACCACCACCATCGCCGGGCTCAGCGTCAGCCCCCAGGAGTTCCTGGAGCAGATGTACGCCAGCGGGGCCCACGGTTATTTCGACGCGGTGAGCTACCACCCGTACCACTACACGCTGCCGTTCTCTGCCGGCTTGGGCGTGACCAACTCACCACTGGAGCAGGTCCAGGCATTGAATGCGATCATGGCCGCCAATGGGGACGGCGATCTGAGGATCTGGGCCACCGAGTATGGCAACGCCACCACCCCGGTGTTCGGTGTGAGCGAGACCGTGCAGGCCAATTTCCTCCAGGACTTCCTGATCGCCTGGTCCAAGCTCCCGTTCGCCGGGCCGGCGTTTGTCTACAGCGCGCAGGACCTGGTGACCGGGGCGCTCAACCACGAGGCCAACTTCGGCCTGTTCACCGACGATGGCACGCCCAAACTGGCTGCCGAGGTGCTGGCCAACCTGATCGCCGCCAACGCCCACGGCACCCTGCCGGACTACACCGCCCCCCTGCTACCCGACGCCGAGGTGGTCTACCTCCAACTGGCCACGATGGTCGCGGGCGTGATCAATCAGGGGCTGATCATCCCCAATGCCATCATTGCGGCGATCTACCAAGAGTTGCCCGAGCCCCTACAGCAGGCGTTCACCGCAGTGACCGACTTCATCACCGCGATGACGACCGAATTCCTGGAGGCCACCAAACCACTGGTCGTGGACACCATCAGCGTATTGCTCGACCTCGGGTTCTAAAGGTCTGATACCGCCCCGCTCGGGGTCAGCCGAACAGGCCCGCGAATTCCGCCTGAATCTGGGAGGTCGCGTGCATGATGCCGATCAACTCGAAGCCCGCCGCCAGCGACCCCAGCCCGGTGGCCGCGGCCAGGGGAAGACCGATCGCGTCGATCAGGTTCCCTTGGGAGAGTTCGGAGAAGAAGACCTGGGCCATGGCCGCCGGCAGCGTGGTCGTCAGCGCATTGAGGATGTCCCCGGTCACCATCAACGCCCCGTTGATCGCGGAGATCGAGCCGCTGAATGCGTTGGCGATGTCGACCAGGCTGGGCATCGTGAACGCAGCCAGATCCACAGCAGTGTCGGGCCCGTCCGCAACGGCTGACGACAGCGAACCCAAGTCTTGGACGAAATCCTGCCAGCCCTGTTGCGCGCCGTTGACCAAGGCCGTCAAGACATCCATGGGGTTGACGTCGGGGAACAATCCCAACGTGGTGGGCACGTTCGCCGGCCCCGCGTCCCAGCCGTGTTCGATCTGCCCGTAGCCCAGGTTGACCAGCACCCGCAGCGACGGCTGCACCAGGTCAGCGATCGCGTTCCCGAATGGACTGCCACGGAACGGCTCCAGCAACGGAAGGTCTTCGGTCGGGATCATCCAGTAGTTGGTCGCAGTACTGGCCGTCACGCCGTCGGGCAGCTCACCGACGTAGTCCACCGAACCCGGCAGCAGTATCGCGTTGGCGAGCTGGCCATCGGGCGTCATCGGCAGCATCGGGTACTGGTTGTGCGTGTACAGGATCCCCGCCACCGCATTGAGATTGGCGAGCAGATTCAGCGGGTAGCGCGGAAAGTCGGCAAACCCGTCGTACTCCAGCGTGTAATTGTTGGTCTCCCAGGGACCGTCCGGGGTTGCGCCATTGAGTGTTAGGCCCAGTGAGGCGATGGGCACCGATCCCCCGAACTCCGGCAGATTGAAGATCTGCATCAGCCCACCGTTGGGGGTATTGGGGTTGCCCAGGAACGTGAACGACAGCTGGTCCGCATCGGGCCGTTGATCCGGGGGCAACGCGAGGTACTGCCTCATCAGCAGCGTGTCGATCGAGGCGCTTTGCGAGTAACCGTAGAGGTTGACGGCATGTCCCAAGTCGAACTGCTTGTCGACGGCGAGCTGCAGCATCGTCAATCCCTGCGCCATCGAAACGTCCAGCGGCAACGTTTTGACACCGGTGAACGGCTGCAGCCCTTCCGGGGTGAACAGCGCCTGCGGGGTGAACCCGGGATTCAACGGCTGGATGAAGCGCTCATTGACCGCGTCGATGTAGTCCTGGTGCGGTATCGGAATTCCACTGCCGCCGAACACGATCGAGCACCCGAACACTTCCACGTCCAGGCATGCGTACGGGTCACCGGGCGGACCCCCGAACGGAAAGGTGGGCAACGCCGTCGGCGAGACCGCCCACGCCGCGGTCATATCGGACGCCGATGCCGCCTGCGTCATGGGCACGACCAGTGCTGCTGCGGTGGCCGTCGAGAGGAGTCCCGCACTCATCCGCCAGGCGTTATTGCGCTTCATTCAGCCGTTTATACGGCATTTATCAGGTTACGGGGCAGGATTCACGCGGTTCGCTGATCAGGCGACCGGTTGGTTCCGGACTGCCGACTGAATCGGCTGATCGGGGTCCATCACGATGCCCAGGTTCTGAGCGGTGCCGCTGACGACGCTGATCATGATGGTCGTCAGGTAGTCCACGAAGGTGTCGCGAGGCATCCGTCGCGGGCTGTCCAGTTCCGGCCCCAGCCACCAGTCGGTGGCCGAGGTCGCGCTCCCGAAAGCCGCGAAGGCGGCCAGATCCAGTGCCCCGCGGTTGAGATCCAGGTCCTGCAGTTCGTTGTTGATCATCTCGGCCATCGCCAGGGTGATGGTGCGGCCTTCGTTGAGCGCCCGCATCCTCGACTCGGCCTGCGCGCGCGCCCGCCCCTGGATGAAGAACCGCAGCACATTGGGGTGCTCGTCGACCAGGGCGACGTACTCCTCCACACTGCGCTGGACGATGTCGCGCAGCGAGTTGGTGGCGACATCGATGGACGCGAAGATCGCCGTCCACAGGTCGTCGCGTAGCCGGGCCCCGACCGCCTCGAACAGGTCGTCCTTGTCGGCAAAATGCCGGTAGATCTTGGGCTTGGCGGTGCCGGCTTCCTCAGCGATCTCGCGCACGCTCACTTCAGGGCCGAGCCGGTCGATGGACCGGAACGCGGCGTCCACGATCTCGCGGCGGACCTTCTTGCGGTGCTCGCGCCAACGCTCGCTGCGCGCGTCGACCTTCTGCCCACCGTTTTCGGTCGGCTTGGGTCTCGTCGTTCCGCGCACGTCAAGCACCTTACAGCGTTGCCGTCGCTGACCTGGGCAGACCGGCCGTCGGCTAACATCGCCGCTGTGGTGCAGCGATTCGACCTTGCAGTTGTCGGCGGAGGTCCAGCAGGGTCGGCGGCCGCCTGGCAAGCCAGGCAGGCCGGCGCGAGCGTCGTCGTCTTGGACAAGGCGGAGTTCCCGCGGGACAAGCCGTGCGGTGACGGCCTGACCGCGCGCGCGGTCAGCTACCTGCAGAAAATGGGCCTGGCCGAGCAGGTGGACAAGTTCCACCGGGTCAACCGGGTGAAGGTGTTCAGCCCCAGCGAGTGGGAGCTGTCGTTCCCACGCCGACCCGGCATGCCCGACCACGGTTACGTCGCACGCCGCCCCGACCTGGACACGCTGCTGCTCAAGCACGCCGAATCGGCCGGTGCCGAAGTCCGGCAGTCCGCCGAGGCCGCCGGCCCCGTCCTCGACGACACCGGCCGCGTGACCGGGGTGCTGCTCAAGAGCGGCGAGAAGGTGCTGGCCGATGCGGTGATCGCCGCCGACGGCGCCTACTCGCCGATCAAACGGGCCCTGAAGCTCGACTCGGACTACAACGGCTACTCCGCCATCGCGATCCGCGCCGAGATGCCCGCCGTCCGGCCCGACGTCGACTCCCTCGACATCTATATGAAGCTGATCTTTCAGGGCGACCAGCTGCCCGGCTACGGGTGGGTGTTCCCGCTGGGTGATGGCCGGGTCAACATCGGCTTGGGCTACGTCAACAGCTACAAGAACTGGCAGGCGATCAACGCCACGCACTTCCTCGGCGACTTTCTCCAGACGCTGCCCCGGGAGTGGGAACTGCCCTCGATCACCGAACTCAAGCAGTCCAAGACCGTGCGCGCCTGGCGCCTGCCGATGGGCTTCACCGCGTGGCCGCCGTGGCGACCCGGGGTGCTGTTCACCGGGGACTCCTTGGGCGCGGGCAGGCCGACCTCGGGCGCCGGCATCTCCAAGGCACTGGAGTCGGGACTGGCCGCCGGCGAGTGCGCCGTGGCGGCGCTGACCAACGGCGGGCCCGACGATTTCACCAACTACGCGCAGCGGATGGAAGCGGCCTGGGGCCGGGAGTACAAGCGGGGCCGGTTCTTTCACAAGCTGGCCGGTAGGCCGGCGCTGGCCAACGCCGGACTCAAGCTGCTCGACAACGCGCGATTCCGCGATCTGATGCTCGCCCGGCTCTACAAGGGCCAGGAAGGGCCGGCGCACACGCACTGACGTTGGGCCTTTGACCGAGTGTGCGTCTCACGACGCGCCACGCCGACGAGTCGGCTACAGCCCGCGTTCGCCGAGCCAGCCGTGGATGCGTTGCGCTACCGCGTCCCAGCCA includes these proteins:
- a CDS encoding PucR family transcriptional regulator, which translates into the protein MDWARPSEPVRELIRHGAQLMLSAPPESLDELHEATLSAVYTQAIASDPVLAEGIRRSNRANLLHWAAANVSHPGEPVPANVATESLLIVRDGFRRGLDESAVLDAYRVGTNVAWRSWMQTAFTLTNDPDELRELLDVTARSLTSFIDATIAGIGEQMQREREALTRGTHAERRETVALILDGAAITKQRAESRLGYRLDQSHTAAVIWGDESTTNLSDLDAAAEALIRTDDGQRALSVLASAATRWVWVPGPAGPGLAAVSTAVSNLPGVQIAIGTTAHGLDGFRRSHLDAITAQRMMVRLKSTQRVARFADIELVALISAEPEWADRYITRTLGDFASADAELQQTVLTFVHQQCNASRAAAHLFIHRNTLLRRIARAEELLPKPLEDSSLYVAVALEALHWRGGGG
- a CDS encoding cellulase family glycosylhydrolase; translation: MRRIHKALAAAILTVSTLTGAASVPTAHPVAAAPIAAPQVIHLETITLVNAETNDVTAHVFGVADSDLYNLNQTDLVAQLSEIRDLGVTDLRLAVPWLYIQPTATSYDWSQMDNVISTAHSMGFTITGAISGNPAWDGPLISGAPDPTAYANFAAEVAQRYGSEISSYEIWNEPNGVIFYSPVSAETYTTVLQAAYTAIKAVAPDAIVLAGALGATTTIAGLSVSPQEFLEQMYASGAHGYFDAVSYHPYHYTLPFSAGLGVTNSPLEQVQALNAIMAANGDGDLRIWATEYGNATTPVFGVSETVQANFLQDFLIAWSKLPFAGPAFVYSAQDLVTGALNHEANFGLFTDDGTPKLAAEVLANLIAANAHGTLPDYTAPLLPDAEVVYLQLATMVAGVINQGLIIPNAIIAAIYQELPEPLQQAFTAVTDFITAMTTEFLEATKPLVVDTISVLLDLGF
- a CDS encoding PE-PPE domain-containing protein gives rise to the protein MKRNNAWRMSAGLLSTATAAALVVPMTQAASASDMTAAWAVSPTALPTFPFGGPPGDPYACLDVEVFGCSIVFGGSGIPIPHQDYIDAVNERFIQPLNPGFTPQALFTPEGLQPFTGVKTLPLDVSMAQGLTMLQLAVDKQFDLGHAVNLYGYSQSASIDTLLMRQYLALPPDQRPDADQLSFTFLGNPNTPNGGLMQIFNLPEFGGSVPIASLGLTLNGATPDGPWETNNYTLEYDGFADFPRYPLNLLANLNAVAGILYTHNQYPMLPMTPDGQLANAILLPGSVDYVGELPDGVTASTATNYWMIPTEDLPLLEPFRGSPFGNAIADLVQPSLRVLVNLGYGQIEHGWDAGPANVPTTLGLFPDVNPMDVLTALVNGAQQGWQDFVQDLGSLSSAVADGPDTAVDLAAFTMPSLVDIANAFSGSISAINGALMVTGDILNALTTTLPAAMAQVFFSELSQGNLIDAIGLPLAAATGLGSLAAGFELIGIMHATSQIQAEFAGLFG
- a CDS encoding NAD(P)/FAD-dependent oxidoreductase, coding for MVQRFDLAVVGGGPAGSAAAWQARQAGASVVVLDKAEFPRDKPCGDGLTARAVSYLQKMGLAEQVDKFHRVNRVKVFSPSEWELSFPRRPGMPDHGYVARRPDLDTLLLKHAESAGAEVRQSAEAAGPVLDDTGRVTGVLLKSGEKVLADAVIAADGAYSPIKRALKLDSDYNGYSAIAIRAEMPAVRPDVDSLDIYMKLIFQGDQLPGYGWVFPLGDGRVNIGLGYVNSYKNWQAINATHFLGDFLQTLPREWELPSITELKQSKTVRAWRLPMGFTAWPPWRPGVLFTGDSLGAGRPTSGAGISKALESGLAAGECAVAALTNGGPDDFTNYAQRMEAAWGREYKRGRFFHKLAGRPALANAGLKLLDNARFRDLMLARLYKGQEGPAHTH
- a CDS encoding TetR/AcrR family transcriptional regulator, with protein sequence MLDVRGTTRPKPTENGGQKVDARSERWREHRKKVRREIVDAAFRSIDRLGPEVSVREIAEEAGTAKPKIYRHFADKDDLFEAVGARLRDDLWTAIFASIDVATNSLRDIVQRSVEEYVALVDEHPNVLRFFIQGRARAQAESRMRALNEGRTITLAMAEMINNELQDLDLNRGALDLAAFAAFGSATSATDWWLGPELDSPRRMPRDTFVDYLTTIMISVVSGTAQNLGIVMDPDQPIQSAVRNQPVA